The sequence GCATTCATACCGTTGATTCGCAAAAACACGCAGGCGGATATAAGCAAAAACCTTCAATGAACAAATAACTTCATTTAACGCCTTGCGAACCATTAAAAACACCTTGCGAAACGTTAAAAAAGGTCTGTTTTCAGCAAATGTGCGACTTTGATGAACACAATTCGCTCGGTGTCTCCTTCGATATCGCGGTTGTCGTTGTAGACGATGAAGAGATTGCTCTCAGGACGATACTCATAGGCGAAGAGCGCGAAGACGCGGCGTTCCTTTTCTAACGTGAATTCTGCGCTGGCTCTCGCATACATACGCTGGGCAAATTGATAGTTCACAACAAAGCGGCGCGTCCATTCGGAAAGTTCCCACGCTGTTGCATCTTGTGACTTTTCATGGAGTCGTTGCAAGATGAACTCAAAGCTGAGTTTGGCAGTCGGACGAATTGTGATTTCGGGGCGGATAAAGAAAATGTTTTTGTCATTACGTAGACCGAAATTACCGGTGTTTCGGATTTGCACATATTTCGGTGGAAACCACCCCATGAAAAAACGAGCGGTTCTATCCTCATATAATTGATTATCGTCATCGTCAATGTGATTGTACCATTCAGGTCCAATGAGGAAAAAGAAGTCTTTAACGCCGAGAAGTCCACTAAAACCTGCCCTGTGATTTGTGAGTTCACCTACGTGGTTCGTGAGGCGTTCATATTCGACTTCACCGCGAAGCCTTTCAAAGGTCCCTTTGTACTGTTTATTATAGCGACTCCTGATAACCACGCCACGTCTATCAACGCGTGGGACGAATCCTGTTTCAGGGTTAAAGTACTCCCCAATATCGGCGTAGACCGCATCGACTGAGAATACATTTGTCCGCCGGGCGAGTTGAACGAAAATTAGATCATCTTCGGTACTCTCTGCCATGTCCAGACCGCCTGTTTTCCATTCTCTTGCGTATTCGAGGTTAAGACTTGTAGCGGCGGGGAGTTGAATGCGGGCATCGAGTCCGCCGGCTCGATCATACGTGGCACCGCGTTGTTTGTTAACGCCTAAAAATCCCACGGATGATGTTTTACCGACCTCCCGTTGCAGACGGAATACAGAGTAGTTATAGTTCGCGAGGGGCAATTCACCTGTCTCTATTTCTCTCTCTGGGTTTTCCGGTCCGGCGACGGCTCCCACGAAGGCGAGATTGTACTTACTGAATTTCCCAATGACTTTTCCACCCCCGAGCAGGGCTTCGACTTTTCGGCTGTAGAACAGGTCGAGGGGCATTTGAAAGAGTTCGTTCCCTTCAAGGAAAAACGGGCGTTTTTCGGGAAACCGGAGTGGAATGTCGGTGAGATTCACGAGGTCTGGGTCCGCCTCAATTTGTGCAAAATCCGGATTAAGCGTCAGGTCGATGGTAAAGTCGGCAATTGGATACCGGAGGTCTAACCCCGCGTCCGGTTTCAGAGCCGTTGAGGTTTCACCCGTAGCCGGTTGCAGGACTTGTGGTCTGAGGGTCGCATACGGTTTGAACTTCACGGGGCGTTTGGTGACCAATCCTGAAATGGGGAGGTCCGTCAGGTGTCCGAATTTTGAGACGGCATACTGGCGTTCCCCCAGATCCGCCCACATCTGTTCTTCAGCGGGAGATTCGTCGTTTCGCCAGAAGTTGATACCCCACGTCGCTGTTTCCATCCGCTTTGAAAATCGGAGTTCGGCGAAGGGAATGGCAAATTCTGCTGTCCATCTGTCTGTTCCTATTGCGGCTTGACCCTGCCAGTCGCAATCCCAGGAAATGGCAGTGCCGATCATGGACTGTCCTGTCCGTCTGTTCGCGCCTTCGTTAATCAGGCGTCTATCGGTTTGTGTGCCGAGTGGATTTAAGGCGAACGCGTAACAGTTTCTACCGTCGAGGAAGGTATCGATTAAAACTTCGACGTGATCATCAGAGAAGAAAAAGGAATCGCGCCGCGTCAGATTCGCTGCGAGATTGTCCATGTTTGTCTTAAAACATTCAAATGCAACGTAGAGATTATTGGCATCGTAGGCGAGGTAGATCGTGGTAGGCTGCGTTGCGGGTTCGCCACGCTGCGGTTCAAATTGGATTAACTCACCGGTTTTGGTGCTATTTTGCCAGCAGACGTCATCTAATTTTCCGTCAATTTTTGGGGGTGTTTCGGTGCGTACTGCTTTAATCACGCGGTTCGTAAGAATTTCAGGGGACGCCTCATTCGTGTCTGCAGGCAATACCTTAAAGCTCCACAAACAGAGGATGAGGTAGACTGATAGTATCAAATACGGGCTAAGCCGTACCCTAATTGTTCGCATTGGTTTATGTGTTCAGAGCCTCCTTTTGGCGTCAATCTACGTTACGATTTTAGCACGTATTTATTTTTTTGTCAAGAAGCAATGTTTTTTCGTCGTAGTGAATGTAAACGAAATTAAAGCGATTTGCGTTATTGCTCACGTTGTTATATAATATATAAGTAGCATTGTTTTTGAATCAATAAATGGAGGGATTCAGTGTACGTTCTTATTCGCAAAATTTTCAGACTGCTTTTATGTCTTGCGATCTTTTTTCCAGTGGTAGCTCTTGCGGGACCCGGTCGGACAGGTGCGCAAATCTTGAACCTCGGGGGTGGCGCACGCGCAAGGGCGCTTGGCGACGCGTTTTCTGCGATGTCTGGGGATGTGACGACCTCACTCTGGAATCCAAGCGGACTCGCCGACATGCCCGAAAGTAAACTCCGTTCTGGCAGAAAAGCAACACAAGCCTCAATGTTTTATACAGACTACAGCGCGCCTTTCGGAGAAGCAGGAGAAGGATTATACTATACCTTTATCTCCGGCGCGATGCCCCTCGGCGATGTCGGAACTATCGGCGCAACACTCCAGTTGCAGGGACAAGGCACAATCGCCGTGACAACCGATTCTCCGGATATTCTCCGTGAGGAAAGTCTCGGCACCAATTTCGCGTTGACGTTCTCCTATGCCGACCGGATTACAGAGGCGTTATCAGCAGGAATTAATGGTAAAATGATTCGGATGGTTCTCGGACGTGAGAGTGGGAGTTCTTATGCTGTTGATTTGGGAATGCAGTATCTCCTTCCGTTCGATCCTGTCCCCACAACGCTTGGGGTTGCGATTCAGAACGTTGGACCCGGTATTTCTTTCATTGATGAAAACCAAGCAGACCCGTTACCCCGGTTCTTGCGGATCGGGACCTCTATGAGTCTTTACCAAGCGAAGCATCACCACATCCGCCTCGTGAGTGGTGTTACCGCCTATATCGATAAATTGGCGGAAGATGAACACGAATTAGGTGTTGATTTAGACCGACTTAACACCGAAAGAGAGGAAAAACTGACCCGAGATCAACTGCTTTCCGATCGTGGGGTCGGTATCCGGGCGCTTGAATGGCGACACCTTCAGAAGAATCTCGGTTTGGAGTATTGGCTCGGTAATCTGCTTGCGATTCGGGTCGGCTATAAAGTTGAGCCCGGTATTAATTTACCGAATTTAACGGATTATTTTACCGGTGGGATCGGTGTGAAGGTATACTTGTTTAACCTTGATTTGAGCTACGGTCCGAGTTTTGGTCCAAACAATCAACGACTTATTGAGATGACAGGTATCATTGTTTTTTAGCAGTCAGTTGTCAGTTGTCAGTTCTCGGTTAAGAGGTCTTCGTCTCATAAGGGTTCCCTCTTAAGATAGCATCAAAACCCGTAGTTCGTATTGTCCCGCAAGCTCACACGCGGCTTGCGCATGGAGAGCGGATTTAAGGGACGCATCCGATAGTTCTAACGCCCGTGATTTCTCCGCAAGGTAAGATTAAAAAAATGAAATTTAACGCCGAAATTATAATACTTGTGTTAATATTTTCTCTGTTGTCTAACATCTGTCTCGCTGTTGATAACCCTCAGGCGTACCCCTTTACAGCTTTCTATCTCGATTCTGCTCTCGGGAGCCGGACGCTTGAGAATCAATCGGGTGTCGTTATGGAGGCGACCCAAGAGTTCCAGACTCGGAAATCTCCAAATGAGGCGTTCCTTTATTCGCTGGTTATTCCCGGTATGGGACAACTCTACACTGGGGCAAAACGCGGTTATTTCTACGCCGCGGCAGACGTTGTTTTATTGACAACCTATTTTGTTCTGCGAAACAGTGCTTCAAACACGCGAGAGGATTATCGTGATGTCGTCAGGCAACACGTTACTTTTATCGGTCCTGGCTCTTTTGAGGATTGGGATCCTATAGAGGATTTTGAACACGCCACACAATACGAAACATGGAATCACGTCTACGATTCGGACGAGACACGGGCGCGCACCGGTAAGTGGTATTGGGAAGATCTCGATCCAAACCTAAAAAATGAACCCGATTTAAACATCGACTTCGACTCGCGATACCGCTTGGAAGCTTTTGATTTACGGCAGAATGCGAACGACACCTTTCAACTCGCTCGCACCATATTGGGCATGGCGATTTTAAACCATGTTGTCAGTGCAGTGGAAGCACGGATTTCGACGAAACGTTTCAATACCCGGTTGCAGAGGACACTCACACAGACACGACTCAATGG is a genomic window of Candidatus Poribacteria bacterium containing:
- a CDS encoding PorV/PorQ family protein, whose translation is MYVLIRKIFRLLLCLAIFFPVVALAGPGRTGAQILNLGGGARARALGDAFSAMSGDVTTSLWNPSGLADMPESKLRSGRKATQASMFYTDYSAPFGEAGEGLYYTFISGAMPLGDVGTIGATLQLQGQGTIAVTTDSPDILREESLGTNFALTFSYADRITEALSAGINGKMIRMVLGRESGSSYAVDLGMQYLLPFDPVPTTLGVAIQNVGPGISFIDENQADPLPRFLRIGTSMSLYQAKHHHIRLVSGVTAYIDKLAEDEHELGVDLDRLNTEREEKLTRDQLLSDRGVGIRALEWRHLQKNLGLEYWLGNLLAIRVGYKVEPGINLPNLTDYFTGGIGVKVYLFNLDLSYGPSFGPNNQRLIEMTGIIVF
- a CDS encoding carbohydrate binding family 9 domain-containing protein; the encoded protein is MRTIRVRLSPYLILSVYLILCLWSFKVLPADTNEASPEILTNRVIKAVRTETPPKIDGKLDDVCWQNSTKTGELIQFEPQRGEPATQPTTIYLAYDANNLYVAFECFKTNMDNLAANLTRRDSFFFSDDHVEVLIDTFLDGRNCYAFALNPLGTQTDRRLINEGANRRTGQSMIGTAISWDCDWQGQAAIGTDRWTAEFAIPFAELRFSKRMETATWGINFWRNDESPAEEQMWADLGERQYAVSKFGHLTDLPISGLVTKRPVKFKPYATLRPQVLQPATGETSTALKPDAGLDLRYPIADFTIDLTLNPDFAQIEADPDLVNLTDIPLRFPEKRPFFLEGNELFQMPLDLFYSRKVEALLGGGKVIGKFSKYNLAFVGAVAGPENPEREIETGELPLANYNYSVFRLQREVGKTSSVGFLGVNKQRGATYDRAGGLDARIQLPAATSLNLEYAREWKTGGLDMAESTEDDLIFVQLARRTNVFSVDAVYADIGEYFNPETGFVPRVDRRGVVIRSRYNKQYKGTFERLRGEVEYERLTNHVGELTNHRAGFSGLLGVKDFFFLIGPEWYNHIDDDDNQLYEDRTARFFMGWFPPKYVQIRNTGNFGLRNDKNIFFIRPEITIRPTAKLSFEFILQRLHEKSQDATAWELSEWTRRFVVNYQFAQRMYARASAEFTLEKERRVFALFAYEYRPESNLFIVYNDNRDIEGDTERIVFIKVAHLLKTDLF